Proteins encoded within one genomic window of Acidovorax sp. 107:
- a CDS encoding tripartite tricarboxylate transporter substrate binding protein, protein MKTTRKQFTTLALAALATGFIGHAAAQGAYPTKNVTMVVPTAAGGTTDLSARMLAQALAPVLGQSVIVDNKGGGNGNIAASAVKRAEADGYTLLMQYSGYHVISPHITKQKQWEQSDFQPVANVISAPQIIVVRADLPVKTLPELIAYAKANPGKLNYASSGNGSLQHVTGAMLEQQGAIKMVHVPYKGTGPALQDLLGGQVDLTFGTAPPFMPHIASGKLRVLAVTGKQRLPSLPDVPTTAEAGYPKVDATSWFAVFAPAGVPKAVVDKLTADIRTVVQNAAFQQKAQEQGATADYQTPAQLGDKVKADLANWAQVVKTSKIEAE, encoded by the coding sequence ATGAAAACCACCCGCAAGCAGTTCACCACCCTGGCCCTGGCCGCACTGGCCACGGGCTTCATCGGCCACGCAGCTGCGCAGGGCGCCTACCCCACCAAGAACGTCACCATGGTGGTGCCCACCGCCGCCGGCGGCACCACCGACCTGTCGGCCCGCATGTTGGCGCAGGCCCTGGCGCCGGTGCTGGGCCAGTCGGTCATCGTGGACAACAAGGGCGGTGGCAATGGCAACATTGCGGCCAGTGCGGTCAAGCGGGCCGAGGCTGATGGGTACACGCTGCTGATGCAGTACTCGGGCTACCACGTCATCTCGCCCCACATCACCAAACAGAAGCAATGGGAGCAGAGCGACTTCCAGCCCGTGGCCAATGTGATCTCGGCGCCGCAGATCATCGTGGTGCGGGCCGACCTGCCGGTGAAGACGCTGCCCGAGTTAATTGCCTACGCCAAGGCCAACCCCGGCAAGCTCAACTACGCCTCGTCAGGCAACGGCTCGCTGCAGCATGTGACGGGTGCCATGCTGGAGCAGCAGGGTGCCATCAAGATGGTCCATGTGCCCTACAAGGGCACAGGCCCCGCGCTGCAGGACCTGCTGGGCGGCCAGGTGGACCTGACCTTTGGCACCGCGCCGCCCTTCATGCCCCACATCGCCAGCGGCAAGCTGCGTGTGCTGGCCGTGACGGGCAAGCAGCGCCTGCCCAGCCTGCCCGATGTGCCCACCACCGCTGAGGCGGGCTACCCCAAGGTCGATGCCACCTCGTGGTTTGCGGTGTTTGCCCCGGCCGGCGTGCCCAAGGCCGTGGTGGACAAGCTCACGGCCGATATCCGCACCGTGGTGCAGAACGCGGCCTTCCAGCAGAAGGCGCAGGAGCAGGGCGCCACGGCCGACTACCAGACCCCGGCACAACTGGGCGATAAGGTGAAGGCGGATCTGGCCAACTGGGCGCAGGTGGTGAAGACCTCGAAGATCGAGGCGGAGTGA
- the pgsA gene encoding CDP-diacylglycerol--glycerol-3-phosphate 3-phosphatidyltransferase, with product MFWTIPTLMTWTRIVAIPLIVGVFYAPLDPAMRNLIATVMFVVFAATDWLDGYLARKLNQTSSFGAFLDPVADKFLVCASLLVLVHLQRADVFVALIIIGREIAISALREWMAQIGASKSVAVHMIGKVKTTVQMLAIPFLLYDGRLFGVIDTGVWGTWLIWASAVLTVWSMVYYLQKALPEIRARVK from the coding sequence ATGTTCTGGACTATCCCCACCTTGATGACCTGGACGCGCATCGTCGCGATACCTTTGATCGTGGGGGTGTTCTACGCGCCGCTGGACCCGGCCATGCGCAACCTCATTGCCACCGTGATGTTCGTGGTGTTTGCCGCCACCGATTGGCTGGATGGCTATCTGGCCCGCAAGCTCAACCAGACCTCGTCCTTCGGCGCCTTCCTCGACCCCGTGGCCGACAAGTTTCTGGTCTGTGCATCGCTGCTGGTGCTGGTGCACCTGCAGCGTGCCGATGTGTTTGTAGCGCTCATCATCATCGGCCGCGAGATTGCGATCTCGGCCCTGCGCGAGTGGATGGCGCAGATCGGCGCGAGCAAGAGCGTGGCCGTGCACATGATTGGCAAGGTCAAGACCACGGTGCAGATGCTGGCCATCCCCTTCCTGCTGTACGACGGACGCCTGTTTGGCGTGATCGATACCGGCGTGTGGGGCACCTGGCTCATCTGGGCCTCGGCCGTGCTCACCGTCTGGTCGATGGTGTACTACCTGCAGAAGGCGTTGCCCGAGATCCGGGCGCGCGTCAAATAG
- the uvrC gene encoding excinuclease ABC subunit UvrC: MSHSEELLAQVAALPALPGVYRYFDAQDALLYVGKALNLKRRVSSYFQKNHGGTRIGHMVSKIVRMETTVVRSEAEALLLENNLIKTLNPKFNILFRDDKSYPYLKITGTPGAHTRGDAPGQVFPRMAYYRGAVDKKHRYFGPYPSAWAVKETIQLLQKVFRLRTCEDTVFANRTRPCLLYQIKRCTGPCVDLISPEAYAADVSHAEALLRGETQELLQALEVRMMAHSDKLEFEQAAEVRNQIQALSRVLHQQSIETVDDKDVDILAVRVQGGRACVNLAMVRGGRHLGDRPYFPVHVEDAAAVFEEEGGDGADEAVATPSRPARPVEALVLEAFIAQHYIGVPVPPLLVTSVPVDKALLDALTEQSGLRVNAIHQPREQRRAWLDMAQKNADLQLARLLAEEGSQQARTRALAEALDLPPEDLEQLTIECFDISHTAGESTQASCVVFHHHKMQSSEYRRYKIEGITGGDDYAAMRQVLTRRYSKVVEAQREEGGIDFAAPDAEAGASTRKGVARLPDLVLIDGGKGQVGVAREVFTALGLDLTRIVGVEKGEGRKVGLEELVFADGREKVYLGKDSAALMLVAQIRDEAHRFAITGMRAARAKVRVGGGQLEEIAGVGPKKRARLLQRFGGVRGVASASVEDLATVDGISRELAEEIYKALR; this comes from the coding sequence ATGTCCCATTCCGAAGAACTCCTCGCGCAGGTGGCTGCGCTGCCTGCGCTGCCGGGCGTGTACCGCTATTTCGACGCGCAGGATGCGCTGCTGTACGTGGGCAAGGCGCTCAACCTCAAGCGCCGGGTGTCCAGCTACTTCCAGAAGAACCATGGCGGCACCCGCATCGGCCACATGGTCAGCAAGATCGTGCGCATGGAGACCACGGTGGTGCGCTCCGAGGCCGAGGCATTGCTGCTAGAGAACAACCTCATCAAGACGTTGAACCCCAAGTTCAACATCCTGTTCCGCGACGACAAGAGCTACCCCTATCTGAAGATCACCGGCACGCCGGGCGCGCACACACGGGGCGATGCGCCGGGGCAGGTGTTTCCGCGCATGGCTTACTACCGGGGCGCGGTCGATAAAAAGCACCGCTACTTCGGTCCATACCCCAGCGCCTGGGCCGTCAAGGAAACCATCCAGTTGCTGCAAAAGGTCTTCCGGCTGCGCACCTGCGAAGACACGGTGTTTGCCAATCGCACACGGCCCTGTCTGCTGTACCAGATCAAGCGCTGCACCGGGCCCTGCGTGGACCTGATTTCGCCCGAGGCCTATGCCGCTGACGTGTCGCACGCCGAGGCGCTGCTGCGCGGCGAAACGCAGGAGCTGCTGCAGGCGCTGGAGGTGCGCATGATGGCGCATTCGGACAAGCTCGAATTTGAGCAGGCGGCCGAGGTGCGCAACCAGATCCAGGCGCTGTCGCGCGTGCTGCACCAGCAGTCCATCGAGACGGTGGATGACAAGGATGTGGACATCCTGGCTGTGCGTGTGCAAGGCGGCCGCGCCTGCGTGAACCTGGCCATGGTGCGCGGTGGCCGCCACCTGGGCGACCGGCCGTACTTTCCGGTGCACGTCGAAGATGCGGCGGCGGTGTTTGAGGAAGAGGGTGGCGATGGCGCAGACGAGGCGGTGGCCACCCCGTCTCGCCCCGCGCGCCCGGTGGAGGCGCTGGTACTCGAAGCCTTCATCGCCCAGCACTACATTGGCGTGCCCGTGCCGCCGTTGCTGGTGACCAGCGTGCCCGTGGACAAAGCATTGCTCGACGCGCTGACCGAACAAAGTGGCCTGCGTGTGAACGCCATCCACCAGCCCCGCGAACAGCGCCGTGCCTGGCTCGACATGGCGCAGAAGAACGCTGACCTGCAACTGGCGCGGCTGCTGGCCGAAGAAGGCTCGCAGCAGGCCCGCACGCGGGCGCTGGCCGAGGCGCTGGATTTGCCGCCCGAAGACCTGGAGCAGCTCACCATCGAGTGTTTCGACATCTCGCACACGGCGGGCGAATCCACCCAGGCGTCGTGTGTGGTGTTCCATCACCACAAGATGCAGAGCAGCGAATACCGCCGCTACAAGATCGAGGGTATCACCGGCGGCGATGACTACGCCGCCATGCGCCAGGTGCTCACACGCCGCTACAGCAAAGTGGTGGAGGCGCAGCGTGAGGAGGGGGGCATCGACTTTGCCGCACCCGACGCGGAAGCAGGCGCGTCCACCCGCAAAGGGGTTGCCCGCCTGCCCGACCTGGTGCTCATCGACGGCGGCAAGGGCCAGGTGGGCGTGGCGCGCGAGGTGTTCACCGCGCTGGGGCTGGACCTGACCCGCATCGTGGGGGTGGAGAAGGGCGAAGGCCGCAAGGTGGGCCTGGAAGAACTGGTGTTTGCCGATGGCCGTGAGAAGGTGTACCTGGGCAAGGACTCTGCGGCACTGATGCTGGTGGCGCAGATCCGCGACGAGGCGCACCGCTTTGCCATCACGGGCATGCGCGCGGCACGCGCCAAGGTGCGTGTGGGCGGCGGGCAGCTCGAAGAAATTGCGGGGGTGGGCCCCAAGAAGCGCGCGCGGTTGCTGCAACGTTTTGGCGGGGTGCGGGGGGTGGCGTCCGCGAGTGTGGAAGACCTGGCCACCGTGGATGGCATCTCGCGTGAGTTGGCAGAAGAAATTTACAAGGCCTTGAGATAA
- a CDS encoding tripartite tricarboxylate transporter substrate binding protein, protein MSFPAPLSRRLFTAAVLCSAAFAAGAQDKYPSKPITVVVPQAAGGANDAIARVVAQKLGEQLGQSVIVENRPGAGGTLATGTTARARNDGYTLLLTADSAHVIGPALYKNPGFDPVKDFTPVAPVATAGYVLVAHPSFPGNTVADLVSLAKASPGKYSIASAGNGTLNHLIGEMLQKAAGIQLQHIPYKGSAAAATDVVGGQVPLSVQSLPSAIAFIKAGKLKVLGVVNEKRVAALPDAPTIGETIKGFGQAPWYALFAPAGTPAPIVAQLQAEVARALEHKDVVEKLATVGCEPFKGTAAQLAALVQSDLPKWSRVVKDTGATVD, encoded by the coding sequence ATGAGCTTCCCCGCCCCACTGTCACGCCGCCTCTTCACCGCTGCCGTGTTGTGCTCTGCCGCCTTCGCGGCGGGCGCGCAGGACAAATACCCGTCCAAACCCATCACCGTGGTCGTGCCCCAGGCTGCGGGCGGTGCCAACGACGCTATTGCGCGTGTGGTGGCGCAAAAGCTCGGCGAGCAACTGGGCCAGAGCGTGATCGTGGAAAACCGCCCTGGAGCCGGCGGCACGCTGGCCACGGGCACCACCGCCCGCGCGCGCAACGATGGTTATACCCTGCTGCTGACGGCCGACAGTGCCCATGTGATTGGCCCTGCGCTTTACAAGAACCCTGGCTTTGATCCCGTCAAGGACTTCACGCCGGTGGCGCCTGTGGCCACGGCGGGGTATGTGCTGGTTGCGCATCCGTCCTTCCCGGGCAACACAGTGGCGGACCTGGTGTCGCTGGCCAAGGCCAGCCCCGGCAAGTATTCGATTGCCTCTGCGGGCAATGGCACGCTGAACCATCTGATTGGCGAAATGCTGCAAAAAGCCGCAGGCATCCAGCTGCAGCACATTCCCTACAAGGGCTCGGCCGCAGCTGCCACCGACGTGGTAGGCGGTCAGGTGCCGCTGTCGGTGCAAAGCCTGCCGTCGGCCATTGCGTTCATTAAGGCCGGCAAGCTCAAGGTGCTGGGCGTGGTCAATGAAAAGCGCGTGGCGGCTCTGCCCGACGCTCCCACCATTGGCGAGACGATCAAGGGCTTTGGCCAGGCGCCCTGGTATGCGCTGTTTGCTCCGGCGGGCACACCCGCGCCCATCGTCGCGCAACTGCAGGCCGAGGTGGCCCGCGCGCTGGAGCACAAGGATGTGGTCGAGAAACTGGCCACTGTGGGCTGCGAGCCCTTCAAGGGCACGGCAGCGCAACTGGCGGCGCTGGTGCAGTCCGACCTGCCCAAGTGGAGCCGCGTGGTCAAGGACACGGGCGCCACGGTGGATTGA
- a CDS encoding tartrate dehydrogenase: protein MAKHRIAVIAGDGIGKEVMPEGLRVLDEAARKFGIDLHFDHFDFSSWDYYEKHGKMLPDNWKDQIGGHEAIYFGAVGWPEKIADHVSLWGSLLLFRREFDQYINLRPARLMPGVIAPVVRRDGSPRLPGEIDMLIVRENTEGEYSSIGGRMYEGTPREIVMQETVMSRHGVDRVLKFAFELAQSRPKKHLTSATKSNGIAITMPYWDERVAEMAKAYPDVKVDKFHIDILTAHFVQRPDFFDVVVASNLFGDILSDLGPACTGTIGIAPSANLNPTRTMPSLFEPVHGSAPDIAGKGIANPIGQIWCGAMMLDFLGYRAAHDAMLAAIEAVLQPGSGAPRTPDLGGTGTTQEVGKAIAQALAAR from the coding sequence ATGGCGAAGCATCGCATTGCAGTCATTGCCGGTGATGGCATTGGCAAAGAGGTCATGCCCGAGGGGCTGCGTGTGCTGGACGAGGCTGCGCGCAAGTTTGGCATTGACCTGCACTTCGACCACTTCGACTTTTCGAGCTGGGACTATTACGAAAAGCACGGCAAGATGCTGCCCGACAACTGGAAGGACCAGATCGGCGGCCACGAGGCGATTTACTTCGGCGCCGTGGGCTGGCCCGAAAAGATTGCCGACCATGTCTCGCTCTGGGGCTCGCTGCTGCTGTTCCGCCGCGAGTTCGACCAGTACATCAACTTGCGCCCCGCGCGCCTCATGCCCGGCGTGATTGCGCCTGTGGTGCGCCGCGACGGCAGCCCGCGCCTGCCCGGCGAGATCGACATGCTGATCGTGCGCGAGAACACCGAAGGCGAATACTCCAGCATCGGTGGTCGCATGTACGAAGGCACGCCGCGAGAGATCGTGATGCAGGAGACGGTGATGTCGCGCCATGGCGTGGATCGCGTGCTGAAGTTTGCGTTTGAACTGGCCCAGTCACGGCCCAAGAAGCACCTGACCAGCGCCACCAAATCCAACGGCATCGCCATCACCATGCCCTACTGGGACGAGCGCGTGGCCGAGATGGCCAAGGCCTACCCCGATGTGAAGGTGGACAAGTTCCACATCGACATCCTCACAGCCCACTTCGTGCAGCGGCCCGACTTCTTCGATGTGGTGGTGGCCAGCAACCTGTTTGGTGACATCCTTTCGGATCTGGGCCCGGCTTGCACCGGCACCATCGGCATCGCGCCCAGCGCCAATCTGAACCCCACGCGCACCATGCCGTCGCTGTTTGAGCCGGTCCATGGCTCGGCGCCTGACATTGCAGGCAAGGGCATTGCCAACCCCATCGGGCAAATCTGGTGCGGCGCCATGATGCTGGACTTCCTGGGGTACCGCGCTGCGCACGATGCCATGCTGGCTGCGATTGAGGCCGTATTGCAACCCGGTAGTGGTGCTCCGCGCACCCCGGACTTGGGTGGCACGGGCACCACGCAGGAGGTGGGAAAAGCCATCGCGCAGGCGCTCGCGGCCCGTTGA
- a CDS encoding HU family DNA-binding protein has protein sequence MNKTELIEHIATNADISKAAAARALESTIEAVKKTLKKGGTVSLVGFGTFAVGKRAARTGRNPRTGATIKIKAAKVPKFRPGKALKDALN, from the coding sequence GTGAACAAAACCGAATTGATCGAGCACATCGCTACCAACGCCGACATCTCCAAGGCCGCTGCTGCGCGTGCCCTGGAATCCACGATCGAGGCTGTCAAGAAGACTCTCAAGAAGGGCGGCACTGTGTCGCTGGTCGGTTTCGGTACCTTCGCTGTGGGCAAGCGTGCTGCCCGCACCGGTCGCAATCCCCGCACTGGCGCTACGATTAAAATCAAAGCTGCTAAAGTTCCGAAGTTCCGTCCTGGCAAGGCATTGAAAGATGCCTTGAACTGA
- the ybaL gene encoding YbaL family putative K(+) efflux transporter, whose product MPHSVTLIHTIAAALGLALVLGFLAARLRLPALVGYLLAGVAIGPFTPGFVADAALASQLAEIGVMLLMFGVGLHFSWGDLLAVRKIAVPGAVVQMIVATSLGMALATWWGWGAGGALVFGLALSVASTVVLLRALETLGILDSYTGRIAVGWLVVEDLAMVLVLVLLPPLGGWLGGSAGADLDAAQLWRTLGWTLLQVGGFVALMLLVGRRLFPWLLWQVARTGSRELFTLCVVAAAVGIAFGSAALFGVSFALGAFFAGMVMRESEFSHRAAHESLPLRDAFAVLFFVSVGMLFNPAVLWERPLQVLAVVVIIMLGKTVAAAGLVLAFRYPLNTALTVSASLAQIGEFSFILVALGSSLGLLPPEGASLVLAGALFSMALNPLLFRAIAPLQDWLRARSALARRLEQRDDPLAELPTSTDSRYLARQVVLVGYGRVGRRVAATLAANDIPFVVAEQNRELVEALRADGVAAVFGDAVEPAVLIQAHIARAAMLVVATPDALQVRQMIETAQTLNPGIDIAVRSHNEDEAQRLVQEFSHAQVFLAEDALAQAMSRHVLERARDRQALATRPAPLHGPA is encoded by the coding sequence ATGCCACACAGCGTCACGCTGATCCACACCATTGCTGCCGCCCTCGGCTTGGCGTTGGTGTTGGGTTTTCTGGCGGCCCGTCTGCGGCTGCCGGCGCTGGTGGGGTATCTGCTGGCGGGGGTGGCCATTGGACCGTTCACTCCCGGTTTTGTCGCGGATGCGGCCCTGGCCAGCCAGCTGGCGGAGATCGGCGTGATGCTGCTGATGTTTGGCGTGGGCCTGCATTTTTCGTGGGGCGACTTGCTGGCGGTGCGCAAGATTGCCGTGCCGGGTGCGGTTGTCCAGATGATCGTGGCGACATCTCTGGGCATGGCGCTGGCCACGTGGTGGGGCTGGGGCGCGGGTGGGGCCCTGGTGTTTGGCCTCGCACTGTCGGTGGCCAGCACGGTGGTGCTGCTGCGTGCGCTGGAGACCCTGGGCATTCTGGATAGCTACACCGGGCGCATTGCGGTGGGCTGGCTGGTGGTGGAGGACTTGGCCATGGTGCTGGTACTGGTGCTGCTGCCACCGCTGGGGGGATGGCTGGGCGGCAGCGCGGGGGCAGACCTGGATGCTGCGCAGCTCTGGCGCACGCTGGGGTGGACTCTGCTGCAGGTCGGCGGGTTTGTGGCGCTGATGCTGCTGGTGGGGCGCAGGCTGTTTCCTTGGCTGCTATGGCAAGTGGCACGCACCGGATCGCGTGAGCTGTTCACGCTGTGCGTGGTGGCCGCGGCGGTGGGCATAGCGTTTGGATCGGCCGCGCTGTTTGGTGTGTCGTTTGCGCTGGGGGCCTTCTTTGCAGGCATGGTCATGCGCGAGTCCGAGTTCAGCCACCGTGCGGCGCACGAGTCTCTGCCCTTGCGCGATGCCTTTGCGGTGCTGTTTTTTGTGTCGGTCGGCATGCTGTTCAACCCTGCGGTCTTGTGGGAGCGGCCGCTGCAGGTGCTGGCGGTGGTCGTCATCATCATGCTGGGCAAGACGGTGGCCGCTGCCGGCCTGGTGCTGGCGTTCCGGTATCCACTCAACACGGCGCTCACCGTGTCAGCCAGCCTCGCGCAGATCGGTGAGTTTTCATTCATTCTGGTTGCGCTGGGCTCCTCTTTGGGACTGCTGCCGCCAGAGGGTGCCAGCCTGGTGTTGGCGGGGGCTCTGTTCTCCATGGCGCTCAACCCGTTGTTGTTCCGTGCCATCGCCCCGTTGCAAGACTGGCTGCGTGCCCGGTCCGCGTTGGCCAGGCGGTTGGAGCAGCGCGATGACCCTTTGGCCGAACTCCCGACGAGCACTGATTCGCGCTACCTCGCGCGGCAGGTGGTGCTGGTGGGGTATGGCCGGGTAGGGCGGCGCGTGGCGGCAACGCTGGCGGCCAATGACATTCCGTTTGTGGTGGCGGAGCAGAACCGAGAGCTGGTGGAGGCTTTGCGGGCCGATGGCGTGGCGGCCGTGTTTGGTGATGCGGTGGAGCCGGCCGTGCTGATCCAGGCGCACATTGCGCGGGCCGCCATGCTGGTGGTGGCTACACCGGACGCACTGCAGGTGCGCCAGATGATCGAGACGGCGCAGACCCTGAACCCGGGCATCGACATCGCGGTGCGCAGCCACAACGAGGACGAGGCCCAGCGGCTGGTGCAGGAGTTCAGCCATGCCCAGGTGTTCCTGGCGGAAGATGCCCTGGCCCAGGCGATGTCACGCCATGTGCTGGAGCGCGCAAGGGATCGGCAGGCGCTTGCCACCCGGCCAGCACCCCTGCATGGACCGGCATGA
- a CDS encoding SurA N-terminal domain-containing protein, giving the protein MFESIRKHSKIVMIFLFLLIIPSFVLVGIDRNYFSEKSPVVARVDGNNINQTDWDNAHRMETDRIRAQSPSVDPKLLDSPSARYATLERLVRDRVLAAAAQKMHLVTSDTRLARSLQEIPAIAGLKRADGTLDADAYRALVAAQGLTPEGFEANVRRDISVNQVMGGVMSTAFGSDAQVKLALDALYERREIQVARFNAADFAGKVTPSEADLEAYYKAHPAQFQQLEQAAIEYVVLDLDSVRASITLGEDDLRTYYKENVARMMAKEERRASHILVNAAKDAPAADREKAKARATELLAQVRKAPGSFAEVAKKSSDDKGSAVAGGDLNFFARGAMVKPFEEAAFALKKGEISDLVESEFGYHIIQLTDIKTPRQPTFEELRPTLEAELKQQQAQRKFAEVAESFTNGVYEQADSLQPVAGKLKLKIQTAKGVTRTPAAGAKGPLANAKFLEALFATDSLQNKRNTEAVEVGPSQMAAGRVTTYTPALTLPYDEVKTRVRTLYVAEKSAELARKEGEAKLAAWKAAPSSATGLAAATEVSREQTQNLPRALIDAALRAPTDALPGWTGVDLGAAGYAVVKVTRVVPRQVPDAQRAQQERQQYVQWLATAEGLAYYELLKQRFKVQIKAPRPEAVTTVTAEN; this is encoded by the coding sequence ATGTTTGAATCCATCCGCAAGCACTCCAAGATCGTGATGATCTTCTTGTTCTTGCTGATCATTCCTTCGTTTGTGCTGGTGGGCATTGACCGCAACTACTTCTCTGAAAAGAGCCCGGTGGTGGCACGTGTCGATGGCAACAACATCAACCAGACGGACTGGGACAATGCCCATCGCATGGAGACGGATCGCATTCGTGCCCAGTCTCCCTCGGTCGATCCCAAGTTGCTGGACTCGCCCAGTGCCCGCTATGCCACCCTGGAGCGTCTGGTGCGTGATCGCGTGCTGGCGGCCGCTGCGCAGAAGATGCACCTCGTGACCAGCGATACCCGTCTGGCCCGCAGCCTGCAGGAAATCCCAGCAATTGCCGGACTCAAGCGAGCCGACGGTACGCTGGACGCCGATGCCTACCGCGCCCTGGTCGCCGCACAAGGCCTCACGCCCGAAGGGTTTGAGGCCAATGTGCGCCGCGACATCTCGGTGAACCAGGTGATGGGTGGCGTGATGAGCACCGCGTTCGGTTCTGATGCGCAGGTCAAACTTGCACTGGATGCTTTGTACGAGCGCCGCGAGATCCAGGTCGCCCGTTTCAATGCCGCCGACTTTGCGGGCAAGGTCACTCCCTCGGAGGCAGACCTCGAGGCTTACTACAAGGCGCATCCCGCCCAGTTCCAGCAACTGGAGCAGGCAGCCATCGAATACGTGGTGCTGGACCTGGACAGCGTACGGGCATCCATCACCCTGGGTGAAGACGACCTGCGCACCTATTACAAGGAGAACGTGGCCCGCATGATGGCGAAGGAAGAGCGCCGCGCTAGCCACATCCTTGTGAATGCCGCCAAGGACGCACCTGCTGCAGACCGTGAAAAGGCCAAGGCCCGCGCCACCGAACTGCTGGCCCAGGTGCGTAAGGCACCCGGCAGCTTTGCCGAGGTGGCCAAGAAATCTTCCGACGACAAGGGGTCTGCAGTGGCGGGCGGTGACCTGAACTTCTTTGCCCGGGGCGCCATGGTCAAGCCATTCGAAGAAGCTGCTTTTGCGCTGAAAAAAGGCGAGATCAGTGACCTGGTGGAATCCGAGTTCGGCTATCACATCATCCAGCTCACCGACATCAAGACACCCCGCCAACCCACGTTCGAAGAACTGCGTCCCACCCTGGAGGCAGAACTCAAGCAGCAGCAGGCACAGCGCAAGTTTGCCGAGGTGGCAGAGTCTTTCACCAACGGGGTGTACGAACAGGCCGATAGCCTGCAGCCCGTGGCAGGCAAGCTCAAGCTCAAGATCCAGACCGCCAAGGGCGTGACGCGAACTCCCGCTGCAGGCGCCAAGGGGCCTTTGGCCAATGCCAAGTTCCTCGAAGCACTCTTTGCCACAGACTCTCTGCAAAACAAGCGCAACACCGAGGCCGTGGAAGTAGGCCCCAGCCAGATGGCTGCTGGCCGTGTGACCACTTATACCCCCGCGCTCACACTGCCTTATGACGAAGTGAAGACCCGTGTCCGCACCTTGTACGTGGCCGAAAAGTCTGCCGAACTCGCCCGCAAGGAAGGTGAGGCCAAGCTCGCTGCGTGGAAGGCCGCTCCGTCGTCCGCCACAGGCCTGGCAGCAGCCACGGAAGTATCGCGCGAGCAAACCCAGAACCTGCCACGCGCGCTGATTGACGCAGCCCTGCGGGCGCCCACCGACGCGCTGCCAGGCTGGACAGGTGTGGATCTGGGGGCGGCTGGTTATGCTGTGGTCAAGGTCACCCGCGTGGTGCCGCGCCAGGTCCCTGATGCACAGCGCGCGCAGCAAGAGCGTCAGCAATACGTGCAGTGGCTGGCGACTGCCGAGGGACTGGCTTACTACGAACTGCTCAAGCAGCGCTTCAAGGTGCAGATCAAGGCACCCCGTCCCGAAGCTGTGACGACGGTGACTGCAGAAAATTAA